A window of Candidatus Dadabacteria bacterium genomic DNA:
TAGCCTCGTGTTCCAAGGAATGAAGCGAAGTGGCACGAATTCCGTGAACCCTCCAGTCTCTTTCTGTATGTCCCTCAGGATTCCGAGGTGTATGGCCCAATGATGTCGCTTGTCTAGGTGACCGTACATTATGGTCGAAGTGGTCCTCATTCCCTCCTTGTGGGCTTTTTTAACCACCCTTATCCATACCTCAGTCGGTATCTTCCTGGGAGCGATTACCTTTCTTACTTCTTCAACCAGAACCTCGGCCGCGGTGCCGGGGAAGGTGTTGTGACCAACATCCTTGAGTTTTCTTATGAAATTCTCTTCCTCTATGCCGAGAGTCTTTGCGCCGTAGTAGATCTCGTAGGGGGAGAAAGCGTGGGTGTGCATCTCGGGCACGGCTTTTTTTACCGTCTTTATAAGCTCGACGTAGAAATTGCCGTCTATCTCGGGATGCATGCCTCCCTGCATGCATACCTCCGTCGCGCCTATCTCCCAGGCCTCAACGGTTCTCTCCGCGACTTCGTCCATCGAGAGGAAGTAGGCTCTGTCGTCCCCCTCATCCGCCATGAAGTTGCAGAATCCGCAGTAAACGTCGCATATGTTAGTGAAGTTTATGTTTCTGTTAACGACGTAAGTAACCACGTCCCCGATGTCTTCCTTTCTTATCTGGTCGGCCGCGAGGGCGAGGGCGGATATCTCGTCTGTCTCCTCTATGTTGAAAAGATGGATTCCGTCTTCAACCGAGATCTCCTTTCCCGAAAGCGCGTCCTCGATTATGCGGCCCGTCGTGCCGTTTACACGCGATATCACCCCGTCTACGCCGAGGGGCCTTCTCTGCTCTATGGAGTCTATTATCTTTTCTATGTCTTCCATTTTTTCAGTTTACTGGAACGTATCCCCTCTCATCAACGCGTTCCCTTACCTTGCCGAGAACGTAGGGGTCTATCCACCGCTCGTCTATGTACTCGGGATAGACGGGAAGTCTCTCCCGAAGTTCGTAGCCCAGAGTGCTTACCTCCCTTTCCATTCTTTCGACCTGCGGCCACGGGGCCTCGGGATTCACATAGTCTATCGTAAGAGGCGACACGCCGCCAAGGTCGTTTATTCCGGCTGTCAGGTAGAAAGTAAAATTTCTGTTGTTAAGGTTGGGAGGTATCTGTATGTTCATCTCCCCTCCGAATATGAGCCTCGAGATGGCGACGGTCTTCAGCATTTCAAGAAAATCGGCGGGAGGGTACTCCTCCATCTTTATCCCTTCCTTGGGGTTGAAGTTCTGAATTATTATTTCCTGCAGGTGATCGTACCTGCCGGAGAGTTCAAGCAGGGCGTAAAGCGAGTCGATTCTCTCTTCGAACGTTTCCCCGATTCCCACCAGTATGCCGCTTGTCCATGGAATACTGAGTTCGCCCGCATGCTCCATTGTCTCCATCCTGAGCTTCGGGACCTTGTCGGCGCAGCCGTGGTGGGCGTTTCCCTTCTTAAGCAGTCTCTCGCTTATGTTCTCGAGCATGAGGCCCATGCTGGGGTTGCTTTTTCTGAACCCGGAGAGTTCCTCCGGGGTTGAGAGCCCGAGGTTCGTGTGGGGGAAGATTCCGTGCTCAAGTCCGGTCTTTCCCATGTCGATCAGGTACTCCGCCGTTGTTTCATAACCGATTTCCCCGAGCGCATCCCTGTATACTTGGTAAGCGAGTTCCGGCTTGTCGCCCGTGACGAAAAGAAGTTCCGTGCATCCCGCCTTCGCTCCTTTTTTCGCCATGTCAACGACCTCTTCAGGGGCCATGAACAGCGCTCCCTCTCCCGGTTCTATCTTAAACGTGCAGTATCCGCAGCGATCCCTGCAGAGCTGGGTAAGGGGTACGAAGACATTCTTGGAGTAAGTTACGGTTTTTCCCTTCGAGCGGTTCCTGATGGCCGATGCGGCCAGAAGAAGAAAAGGGACTTCCTTG
This region includes:
- the cofH gene encoding 7,8-didemethyl-8-hydroxy-5-deazariboflavin synthase subunit CofH, with the protein product MEDIEKIIDSIEQRRPLGVDGVISRVNGTTGRIIEDALSGKEISVEDGIHLFNIEETDEISALALAADQIRKEDIGDVVTYVVNRNINFTNICDVYCGFCNFMADEGDDRAYFLSMDEVAERTVEAWEIGATEVCMQGGMHPEIDGNFYVELIKTVKKAVPEMHTHAFSPYEIYYGAKTLGIEEENFIRKLKDVGHNTFPGTAAEVLVEEVRKVIAPRKIPTEVWIRVVKKAHKEGMRTTSTIMYGHLDKRHHWAIHLGILRDIQKETGGFTEFVPLRFIPWNTRLFIHSKGKVKKGPTDLDQLKMYSVSRMMLRGWINNIQVSWVKQGPEFAQFSLTAGANDFGGTLMEEQISRFAGASYGQYFPPEEFRKLTREIGRIPAERDTTYGILKTFENGEA
- the cofG gene encoding 7,8-didemethyl-8-hydroxy-5-deazariboflavin synthase subunit CofG, whose amino-acid sequence is MTFLAETWEKTFGASESAMLLETFGERDFSELRPSSKLERVISKTIEGESVTREDALYLSELFPKEVPFLLLAASAIRNRSKGKTVTYSKNVFVPLTQLCRDRCGYCTFKIEPGEGALFMAPEEVVDMAKKGAKAGCTELLFVTGDKPELAYQVYRDALGEIGYETTAEYLIDMGKTGLEHGIFPHTNLGLSTPEELSGFRKSNPSMGLMLENISERLLKKGNAHHGCADKVPKLRMETMEHAGELSIPWTSGILVGIGETFEERIDSLYALLELSGRYDHLQEIIIQNFNPKEGIKMEEYPPADFLEMLKTVAISRLIFGGEMNIQIPPNLNNRNFTFYLTAGINDLGGVSPLTIDYVNPEAPWPQVERMEREVSTLGYELRERLPVYPEYIDERWIDPYVLGKVRERVDERGYVPVN